A stretch of the Halomonas sp. CH40 genome encodes the following:
- the phnC gene encoding phosphonate ABC transporter ATP-binding protein — protein sequence MRDSSPSPSAHPVSVQSVHLRYGKVDVLRGVSLDIHAAEGVVLLGANGSGKSTLMRTLNRLARPHAGEILIHGESVTQARSSELRKIRRRMGYVFQQFNLVNQLSVFQNVLMGKLGAQRFGLLNCIAATASHSDREYAMACLERVGMAERAAQRPTELSGGQQQRVAIARMLMQAPSLVIADEPIASLDPRGGREVLDLLWEIVRENNLAMLCTLHQLDLARHYADRIVGIKNGVTALDATASQISDAELSELYDGANSPTISPELQPT from the coding sequence ATGCGTGATAGCTCACCCTCGCCATCAGCGCATCCCGTCAGCGTTCAATCCGTACATCTGCGCTATGGCAAGGTAGACGTTCTACGCGGTGTGTCGCTTGATATCCATGCGGCGGAAGGGGTTGTCCTGCTCGGCGCCAATGGTTCAGGCAAGTCAACCCTGATGCGCACCCTGAACCGCCTCGCACGCCCTCATGCCGGTGAGATCCTGATTCACGGTGAGTCCGTTACCCAGGCGCGAAGCTCGGAGTTGCGCAAGATACGCCGCCGCATGGGCTATGTCTTTCAGCAGTTCAATCTGGTCAACCAGCTCAGCGTGTTCCAGAACGTCCTGATGGGCAAGTTAGGGGCTCAGCGCTTCGGCTTGCTTAACTGCATTGCGGCGACAGCCTCACACTCTGATCGCGAATACGCCATGGCGTGCCTGGAGCGGGTGGGTATGGCCGAACGTGCGGCGCAAAGGCCAACAGAGCTGTCAGGGGGGCAACAGCAGCGGGTCGCCATTGCCAGAATGCTGATGCAGGCGCCTTCGTTGGTGATTGCAGATGAACCGATTGCCAGCCTGGATCCGCGCGGTGGGCGCGAAGTACTTGATCTGTTGTGGGAAATTGTCCGCGAAAACAATCTGGCCATGCTGTGTACCCTGCACCAGCTGGATCTGGCGCGCCATTACGCTGACCGGATTGTTGGCATCAAGAACGGCGTGACCGCCCTGGATGCTACCGCCTCACAGATCAGCGATGCCGAACTGAGCGAGCTCTACGACGGCGCGAATTCTCCCACGATCTCACCGGAACTGCAGCCAACATGA
- a CDS encoding MFS transporter has protein sequence MPAPPPVQPQRREKLNVAILVVSQMLFMVATITVMTLSGVVGQQLSPNPAYATLPIAIMMIGTVTSTLPASLFMKRVGRRMGFILGAGLGGVGGGLVSLGGIAAGSFWLFCAGNLLIGLYQGFAMYYRFAAVDVASPGFRSKAISLVMAGGVVAAFLGPWNASATLDWVPGVPSGGPYLIIALLALFAIGLLSQLKVPANGEPQPGEVTRPMASIARQPRFRVAVIAGAIGYGVMVLVMTATPLAMRGQGFEMSQVAFIMQWHVLGMYAPSFFTGSLISRFGVERILTAGVVILLGTVLFSNLGTSMAHFWVALVLLGIGWNFLFIGGSALLAATHSEAERGKVQGVNDLIIFSLVAVGSLMSGQLLHHLGWETLNLAMLLPILIIAIALVGWQQSNRQEASANT, from the coding sequence ATGCCTGCGCCCCCGCCTGTGCAGCCTCAACGCAGAGAAAAACTCAACGTGGCCATCCTGGTGGTCAGTCAGATGCTGTTCATGGTCGCGACCATCACCGTCATGACGCTCAGCGGTGTGGTTGGCCAACAACTCAGCCCCAACCCGGCCTATGCGACCCTGCCGATTGCCATCATGATGATTGGCACCGTGACCTCCACCCTGCCCGCGTCACTGTTCATGAAACGCGTAGGCCGCCGTATGGGGTTTATCCTCGGTGCGGGCCTCGGTGGTGTTGGCGGCGGCCTGGTAAGCCTTGGCGGTATTGCGGCAGGTTCTTTCTGGCTGTTCTGCGCCGGTAACCTGCTGATTGGCCTGTATCAGGGCTTTGCCATGTATTACCGCTTCGCAGCCGTTGACGTGGCAAGCCCTGGGTTTCGCAGCAAAGCCATTTCGCTGGTCATGGCGGGCGGCGTCGTGGCCGCTTTCCTTGGCCCCTGGAATGCCAGCGCTACCCTGGATTGGGTGCCGGGCGTTCCTTCTGGCGGCCCCTATCTGATCATTGCACTGCTGGCGCTTTTCGCCATCGGCCTGCTCAGCCAGCTCAAGGTGCCCGCCAACGGCGAACCTCAACCCGGTGAAGTCACTCGCCCCATGGCGAGCATTGCCCGCCAGCCACGCTTCAGGGTCGCCGTGATTGCCGGGGCGATCGGCTACGGGGTGATGGTGCTGGTCATGACCGCCACACCGCTGGCCATGCGCGGCCAGGGGTTCGAGATGTCTCAGGTGGCCTTCATCATGCAGTGGCATGTGTTGGGCATGTATGCGCCGTCGTTTTTTACCGGCAGCCTGATCAGCCGGTTTGGCGTTGAACGAATTCTGACCGCCGGGGTGGTGATTCTGCTGGGCACCGTGCTGTTCAGCAATCTTGGCACCTCCATGGCGCATTTCTGGGTTGCTCTGGTGCTGCTGGGCATCGGCTGGAACTTCCTGTTTATCGGCGGCAGCGCCCTGCTGGCCGCGACCCACAGCGAGGCAGAACGCGGCAAGGTGCAAGGCGTCAATGATCTGATCATCTTCTCCCTGGTGGCGGTTGGCTCGCTGATGTCCGGCCAACTCTTGCACCACCTCGGCTGGGAAACCCTCAACCTTGCCATGCTGTTGCCCATTCTGATCATCGCCATAGCGCTAGTCGGCTGGCAGCAAAGCAACCGTCAGGAAGCCAGCGCCAACACCTGA
- a CDS encoding nodulation protein NfeD codes for MPTLPVRPYRKMAFVLCMLLGLLMLGWQALAQSSQTQANQNSALVMTIEGAIGPATKDYFERGLRQASDENHAVVIVQLDTPGGLVETTRDMISAMLNADIPVVMYVSPSGARAASAGTYLLYGSHVAAMAPATHLGSATPVQMGGGGLPGIDPEDEPPSDSDTNEESAGDDAAQDEAASDDQAGSEDEVRRGENAMERKVLEDAVSFIRGLAERHGRNADWAEEAVRDAVNLTAPEALEKNVIDVVASDIDDLLAQIDGRSVVMQSGEQVLETADLQVERFDPDWRTQLLSVITNPNVAYFLMLIGFYGIIFELSSPGSLFPGTIGVISLLLALFAFQVLPINYAGLALILVGIGLMVGEALIPSFGVLGVGGIAAFVFGSVMLMDAEYLAVSLPLIGGIAALAAGFMLWTLLNLMRLRRKPALGGEEEMLYEEAVALEDFERKGHVRLHGERWNAVTEVPVAEGQRLKVIRFEGLTVQVSPAPLPEK; via the coding sequence ATGCCGACACTTCCTGTACGTCCATACCGCAAAATGGCTTTTGTTTTATGTATGTTGCTGGGGTTGCTGATGCTGGGCTGGCAGGCGCTTGCCCAGAGCAGTCAAACCCAAGCCAATCAAAATAGTGCCCTGGTGATGACCATTGAGGGTGCCATTGGCCCGGCCACCAAGGATTATTTTGAGCGCGGCCTGCGCCAGGCAAGTGATGAAAATCATGCCGTAGTGATCGTCCAGCTGGATACCCCTGGCGGGTTGGTGGAAACCACACGGGATATGATCAGCGCAATGCTCAACGCGGATATCCCAGTGGTGATGTATGTGTCACCCAGCGGCGCGCGGGCGGCCAGTGCCGGTACCTATCTGCTCTACGGTAGCCATGTGGCGGCGATGGCCCCGGCCACTCATCTGGGGTCAGCCACCCCGGTGCAGATGGGCGGTGGCGGTTTGCCGGGCATAGACCCCGAAGATGAGCCGCCTTCTGACTCTGATACCAATGAGGAATCCGCAGGTGATGACGCCGCGCAGGACGAAGCGGCGTCCGACGACCAGGCCGGGTCTGAAGATGAGGTGCGCCGTGGGGAAAATGCCATGGAGCGCAAGGTGCTGGAAGATGCGGTGAGCTTTATCCGCGGCCTGGCTGAGCGCCATGGCCGCAATGCCGACTGGGCGGAAGAGGCGGTGCGTGACGCGGTTAACCTGACCGCTCCTGAAGCGCTGGAAAAGAACGTCATCGACGTGGTGGCCTCGGATATTGACGATCTGCTGGCGCAGATTGATGGGCGCAGCGTGGTTATGCAAAGTGGCGAACAGGTGCTGGAGACCGCTGACCTTCAGGTTGAACGCTTTGATCCTGACTGGCGTACCCAGCTGCTGTCAGTGATTACCAACCCTAACGTGGCCTACTTTCTGATGCTGATTGGTTTCTACGGCATTATCTTTGAACTCTCAAGCCCGGGTAGCCTCTTCCCCGGTACCATTGGCGTCATCTCCCTGCTGTTGGCCCTGTTTGCCTTTCAGGTGTTGCCGATCAACTACGCGGGGCTGGCGCTGATTCTGGTGGGTATTGGCCTGATGGTGGGTGAAGCGTTAATCCCCAGCTTTGGCGTGCTGGGCGTGGGTGGTATAGCCGCTTTCGTGTTTGGCTCAGTAATGCTGATGGATGCTGAATACCTGGCCGTGTCGCTGCCCCTGATTGGCGGTATCGCCGCCCTGGCGGCTGGATTTATGCTGTGGACACTGCTTAACCTGATGCGTCTGCGTCGCAAACCAGCGCTGGGGGGTGAAGAGGAAATGCTGTATGAAGAAGCCGTGGCGCTGGAAGACTTTGAACGTAAAGGCCATGTGCGCCTGCACGGTGAGCGTTGGAATGCAGTCACCGAGGTGCCTGTGGCAGAAGGGCAGCGATTAAAGGTCATTCGCTTTGAAGGGTTGACCGTGCAGGTATCGCCAGCGCCGTTACCTGAAAAGTGA
- a CDS encoding bile acid:sodium symporter, producing the protein MTLNAIMELIQRLTRNLLVAIPVTMLLGLVAGALLPVSGLSVLVIPLTLLMIYPMMVNLRLNELFSGGDLRAQGLAQLLNFAVIPFIAFGIGLWWFADQPYLALGLLLSALLPTSGMTISWTGFAKGNLPAAVKMTVIGLLLGSLATPFYVQWLMGANIPVDLVAVFRQILLVIGLPLVAGQLTRKWLVKRHGQRHYRQHIGPKFPPFATLGVLGIVFVAMALKADDLLSQPILLLDILVPLALLYAINYALSTWVARTWLSRGDGIALVYGTVMRNLSIALALAMNAFGEAGADAALLIALAYIIQVQSAAWYVKLTPRLFGPAE; encoded by the coding sequence ATGACGCTAAACGCCATAATGGAACTGATCCAACGCCTCACCCGCAACCTGCTGGTGGCCATACCTGTCACCATGCTGCTGGGCCTGGTAGCAGGCGCCCTGCTGCCGGTGAGCGGGCTGAGTGTTCTGGTGATTCCGCTGACGCTGTTGATGATCTATCCCATGATGGTCAACCTGCGTCTGAATGAACTGTTCAGCGGTGGCGACCTGCGCGCTCAGGGGCTTGCTCAGCTGCTCAACTTTGCGGTCATCCCTTTTATTGCCTTTGGCATCGGGCTGTGGTGGTTTGCCGACCAGCCCTATCTGGCGCTTGGCCTGCTGCTTTCTGCCTTGCTGCCCACCAGCGGGATGACCATTTCCTGGACGGGCTTTGCCAAGGGCAACCTGCCTGCCGCGGTTAAGATGACCGTGATTGGCCTCTTGCTGGGTTCGCTGGCAACGCCTTTTTACGTGCAGTGGTTGATGGGCGCCAATATCCCGGTGGATCTGGTGGCGGTCTTCCGGCAGATCCTGCTGGTGATCGGCCTGCCGCTGGTGGCCGGTCAGCTGACCCGCAAATGGCTGGTCAAGCGCCATGGTCAACGCCATTACCGCCAGCATATCGGCCCGAAGTTTCCGCCTTTTGCAACGCTGGGGGTACTGGGGATCGTATTTGTTGCCATGGCGCTGAAAGCTGATGATCTGCTGAGCCAGCCCATACTACTGCTGGATATCCTCGTACCGCTGGCGCTGCTGTATGCCATCAACTATGCATTGAGCACCTGGGTGGCGCGCACCTGGCTTTCCCGTGGCGATGGGATTGCTCTGGTTTACGGCACCGTGATGCGCAACCTGTCGATTGCCCTGGCACTGGCCATGAACGCCTTCGGCGAGGCTGGTGCCGATGCGGCCCTGCTGATCGCCCTGGCCTACATCATCCAAGTGCAATCTGCCGCCTGGTACGTCAAGCTCACCCCGCGCCTGTTCGGCCCTGCGGAGTAA
- a CDS encoding PqqD family peptide modification chaperone, translating into MTFSRTPKKFWLSGQRHAEQDHFFRKTLEASGWQQGDDSDWQAAWITGMPPKAAFQATSPQHKMNHIPGNAALTIKSRLHDSLKRMRERILVQYGEDHPYTQRLAFFPRAYEMPRDYPALVEDAAANPHKGWILKPTNASKGQGVRVIGDPSEAPLAPNWLVQEYIGNPHTIRGHKYVLRLYMLIAGIEPVRIYLYRQGFAKLASALWDPDDIDNVYSQLTNPDINALNEDADVPVEFIDLERYRQWLREQGHDDAALFAQIHDLATLTALSGVDAMRARSRESGADPLGCYELIGLDCLVDDQLKPWILECNLSPSLGICARPEHGGIVEEEVKASLVSDMISLTGLDRPEQAPRQFDAAALTAEHQRAGNFATLYPNADIDYTPFAGLPSLADSRLTPERPLALRAHKVSELFDNEQLALYQHDSGQFIQLNDSAALIWLLLGEGQPVSAIVDQLQAMSDASRQQIEQDLWATLETWQQYGLLAPADSTSPPIQRTGSQRAVSSQAMTLTFAGQGWQLSAPEGPVADHLQAHFRPLLAGHAAVDADTSLYLAVLESANGYCLTDGARILRSRLHLNEISPAIEHALLNHVAGESTCVIDLVLLNTGQQQLALLATLNDTDCLAALGEVADRLGATLTHGARLESSATAALAPLNLPVADMPFAAENHCQPLALLALIPEEAVAEKGPLAAMSLLLPYAFQGQRSALDEQTLSTLHTFCQQVPLHLSPRDPASLEKACREALATAPAFPTTPAWKEMTPTGV; encoded by the coding sequence ATGACCTTTTCACGCACCCCCAAAAAGTTCTGGTTAAGCGGGCAGCGCCACGCGGAGCAGGATCACTTTTTTCGCAAGACGCTTGAAGCCAGCGGCTGGCAGCAAGGCGATGACAGCGACTGGCAGGCGGCCTGGATCACCGGCATGCCGCCCAAGGCGGCGTTTCAGGCCACCTCGCCCCAGCATAAAATGAACCATATTCCCGGCAATGCAGCGCTGACCATCAAAAGCCGCCTGCATGACAGCCTCAAGCGGATGCGTGAACGTATCCTCGTCCAGTACGGGGAAGACCACCCTTATACTCAGCGGCTGGCATTTTTCCCGCGCGCCTATGAAATGCCCCGCGACTACCCGGCCCTGGTGGAAGACGCGGCGGCCAACCCGCACAAGGGCTGGATTCTCAAGCCGACCAATGCGTCCAAGGGCCAAGGGGTTCGGGTGATTGGCGACCCTAGCGAGGCACCGCTGGCGCCTAACTGGCTGGTACAGGAATATATTGGCAACCCACACACCATCCGTGGCCACAAATATGTGCTGCGCCTGTATATGCTGATCGCCGGTATCGAGCCGGTGCGGATCTATCTCTACCGCCAGGGCTTTGCCAAGCTGGCCTCCGCCCTCTGGGACCCAGATGATATTGATAACGTCTACAGCCAGTTAACCAACCCGGATATCAACGCCCTGAATGAAGACGCTGACGTTCCGGTTGAGTTCATCGACCTTGAACGCTACCGCCAGTGGTTAAGGGAGCAGGGCCATGACGACGCAGCGCTGTTTGCGCAGATCCACGATCTGGCCACGCTGACCGCCCTGAGCGGTGTTGACGCCATGCGTGCGCGCAGCCGCGAAAGTGGCGCCGACCCATTGGGCTGCTATGAGCTGATTGGCCTGGATTGTCTGGTGGATGATCAGCTCAAGCCGTGGATTCTGGAATGCAACCTCAGCCCCTCACTGGGCATCTGCGCCCGCCCGGAACACGGCGGAATAGTGGAAGAAGAGGTCAAGGCCAGCCTGGTCAGCGATATGATTAGCCTGACCGGGCTGGATCGCCCCGAGCAAGCGCCTCGCCAGTTTGATGCCGCCGCGCTTACCGCCGAACATCAGCGCGCAGGGAATTTCGCCACGCTTTACCCTAACGCGGACATTGACTATACCCCTTTTGCCGGGCTGCCCAGCCTGGCCGATAGCCGGCTCACCCCCGAGCGCCCTCTGGCGCTGCGCGCCCATAAGGTCAGCGAACTGTTCGATAACGAACAACTGGCGCTTTACCAGCATGACAGCGGCCAGTTTATCCAGCTCAACGATAGCGCAGCGCTGATCTGGCTGCTGCTTGGCGAAGGTCAGCCTGTCAGTGCCATTGTGGATCAGCTGCAGGCCATGAGCGACGCCTCCCGCCAGCAGATTGAACAGGATCTTTGGGCCACGCTGGAAACCTGGCAGCAATATGGCCTGCTGGCACCCGCCGATAGCACCTCACCGCCAATACAGCGCACGGGGAGCCAGCGCGCAGTATCAAGCCAGGCAATGACGCTAACCTTTGCCGGGCAAGGTTGGCAGCTGAGTGCGCCGGAAGGGCCGGTAGCAGATCATCTGCAAGCCCATTTCCGGCCCTTGCTGGCAGGCCATGCCGCTGTGGATGCCGACACCTCCTTATACTTAGCCGTGCTGGAAAGTGCCAACGGCTACTGCCTGACCGATGGCGCCAGGATTCTGCGCTCACGCCTGCACCTGAATGAGATTTCCCCTGCGATTGAACACGCCCTGCTCAATCATGTAGCAGGAGAAAGCACCTGCGTGATAGATCTGGTGCTGCTGAATACCGGTCAGCAGCAGCTTGCCCTGCTGGCTACCTTGAATGACACCGATTGCCTGGCAGCACTGGGTGAGGTTGCTGATCGACTGGGCGCCACCCTGACCCATGGCGCGCGCCTTGAATCATCCGCCACAGCGGCGCTAGCCCCATTAAACCTGCCGGTGGCAGACATGCCTTTCGCCGCTGAAAACCATTGCCAGCCGCTGGCCCTGCTGGCGCTGATACCTGAAGAAGCCGTAGCAGAAAAAGGGCCGCTGGCAGCCATGAGCCTGCTGCTACCCTATGCCTTTCAGGGTCAGCGCAGCGCCCTGGATGAACAGACGCTCAGCACCCTACACACCTTTTGCCAGCAAGTGCCTTTACACCTAAGCCCCCGCGACCCGGCCAGCCTGGAAAAAGCCTGCCGGGAAGCCCTGGCGACAGCTCCCGCTTTCCCCACCACGCCAGCGTGGAAGGAAATGACGCCCACGGGCGTTTAA
- a CDS encoding TetR/AcrR family transcriptional regulator has protein sequence MTSGRPLSHHPEAALAAAMQTFWQLGYHHASLRDLLAAMQVSRSTLYHSFGNKEALFLAALDHYRERQLAHLAERLAEAPSAWAFIEQLLHDTAQDAESDRARLGCLIFNSATELGSEQTLPAQAAQASLEAITGFFTQVMEQAQREGVLPAEHSPQGAARFLAQSVAGLRMLLKSGIRQAEAEEVVAYMLRGLR, from the coding sequence ATGACTTCCGGACGCCCGCTTTCCCATCATCCCGAGGCTGCTTTGGCAGCCGCCATGCAGACCTTCTGGCAGCTGGGCTATCACCATGCCTCATTGCGTGATCTGCTCGCTGCCATGCAGGTATCGCGTAGTACCCTCTACCACTCCTTTGGTAACAAGGAGGCCCTGTTCCTGGCCGCCCTTGATCATTACCGTGAGCGCCAGTTGGCACACTTGGCTGAACGACTGGCCGAAGCCCCCAGCGCCTGGGCTTTTATCGAGCAACTGCTCCATGACACCGCCCAGGACGCGGAAAGCGACCGGGCACGTCTTGGCTGCCTGATCTTCAATTCCGCCACTGAGCTGGGCAGCGAGCAGACACTACCCGCCCAGGCCGCGCAGGCAAGCCTTGAGGCCATCACCGGCTTTTTTACCCAGGTGATGGAGCAGGCCCAGCGCGAAGGAGTGCTTCCGGCTGAGCATAGCCCGCAAGGTGCCGCGCGTTTTCTGGCGCAGTCAGTTGCGGGCTTGCGGATGCTGCTGAAAAGCGGCATCCGTCAGGCTGAGGCTGAAGAAGTGGTGGCCTATATGCTCAGAGGCTTGCGCTGA
- a CDS encoding sulfurtransferase → MSRTVISLAVLFGFATQAHALEMTPLVDANWLDQHLESDNLVVLDVRSSIDNGGDANSFGEARIPGSRYSSYTDAGWRETRDEVPGVMPSVDELESLIGGLGIGNDSQVVIVAAGTGATDFGSAARVFWTFKVLGHDNVAILDGGFAGWQQQGFEVASGRVAAPEEVDFSASLQDALLASSDDAAAAIDSPTQLVDARPAGFFTADTQSPATLAAGTIPTALNLEHQKYISERDGAFYLDEAPLMTRIDELGLDAETPTIAFCNTGHWAAIGWFMLQEVAGFENTSMYDGSMAEWTRQNELPLQVAGGSLTTVGEQVN, encoded by the coding sequence ATGTCTCGTACTGTTATCAGTTTGGCCGTTCTGTTTGGTTTTGCCACCCAGGCCCATGCCCTTGAGATGACGCCATTGGTTGACGCCAACTGGCTGGATCAGCATCTGGAATCCGACAACCTGGTAGTGCTGGATGTGCGTTCATCCATCGACAACGGTGGCGATGCCAATAGCTTCGGTGAAGCGCGTATTCCCGGTAGTCGTTATTCCAGCTACACCGATGCAGGCTGGCGGGAAACCCGTGATGAGGTGCCCGGCGTGATGCCCTCGGTGGATGAACTGGAAAGCCTGATTGGTGGCCTGGGCATTGGTAATGACAGCCAGGTGGTGATTGTTGCTGCCGGTACCGGGGCAACCGATTTCGGTAGCGCAGCACGGGTCTTCTGGACTTTCAAGGTGTTGGGCCATGACAACGTGGCGATTCTCGACGGCGGCTTTGCCGGTTGGCAGCAGCAGGGCTTTGAGGTGGCAAGTGGCCGAGTAGCAGCCCCTGAGGAAGTGGATTTCAGTGCCTCCCTGCAGGATGCCTTGCTGGCGAGCAGTGACGATGCCGCTGCGGCGATTGATTCCCCGACCCAGCTGGTGGACGCGCGCCCGGCAGGCTTTTTCACTGCCGATACCCAATCTCCAGCTACCCTGGCAGCCGGTACCATTCCTACAGCGTTGAACCTGGAACACCAGAAATACATCAGCGAGCGTGATGGCGCTTTTTATCTGGATGAAGCGCCGCTGATGACGCGGATCGATGAACTGGGATTGGACGCAGAAACGCCCACCATCGCTTTCTGCAATACCGGTCATTGGGCGGCGATTGGCTGGTTCATGCTTCAGGAGGTCGCCGGGTTTGAAAACACCTCCATGTACGATGGCTCCATGGCTGAGTGGACACGTCAAAATGAGCTGCCGTTGCAGGTAGCGGGTGGTAGCTTGACCACGGTAGGCGAACAGGTTAATTAA
- the phnD gene encoding phosphate/phosphite/phosphonate ABC transporter substrate-binding protein — translation MKKPIFNRALLAVALGGSLTANVAMASPADSCPSPMTMADTGIEGMGSLEEAFAPFAESFEALTGVELELFSLANRTAAGTALQFDEVDMVFAGPSEFVLFETLAELDVLFSVVRPNYGSSFVVKADSGIESLSELADKRVALKDVGSTSGHIFPMKLLSEAGLNPDEMDIVMAGDARIQVLINDDVAAMGGGNKDWDAVRKQDPDTEYRLLAQTDTLPGDPVIMRASLPQECRDALRATLAENSDEVWDSLTSTERNADKFIERDAYLSFETDPAIYQQVREAYEIAGIPLDE, via the coding sequence ATGAAAAAGCCCATCTTCAACCGCGCCCTGCTTGCCGTTGCCCTCGGCGGCTCACTGACCGCCAATGTTGCCATGGCAAGCCCTGCTGATAGCTGCCCGTCGCCCATGACAATGGCCGATACCGGCATCGAAGGCATGGGTTCACTGGAAGAAGCTTTTGCCCCCTTTGCTGAATCCTTCGAAGCGCTGACAGGCGTCGAGCTTGAGCTCTTTTCACTGGCCAACCGGACGGCGGCCGGTACCGCCTTGCAGTTCGATGAAGTGGATATGGTTTTTGCCGGGCCGTCTGAATTCGTACTTTTCGAAACCCTCGCTGAACTTGACGTGCTCTTTTCAGTGGTGCGCCCCAACTATGGTTCAAGCTTTGTGGTCAAGGCCGACAGCGGTATCGAAAGCCTCAGCGAGCTCGCCGACAAGCGCGTAGCACTGAAGGATGTCGGTTCCACCTCCGGCCACATCTTCCCGATGAAGCTGCTCTCCGAAGCTGGCCTCAATCCAGATGAAATGGATATCGTCATGGCCGGCGACGCGCGCATCCAGGTATTGATCAACGATGACGTCGCGGCCATGGGGGGTGGCAACAAGGATTGGGATGCGGTTCGTAAACAAGACCCGGATACTGAATATCGCCTGCTCGCCCAGACCGACACTCTGCCCGGTGATCCGGTAATCATGCGCGCTTCCCTGCCACAGGAATGCCGCGACGCCTTGCGCGCCACCCTGGCTGAAAACAGTGATGAAGTCTGGGATTCGCTGACCTCCACCGAACGCAACGCCGACAAGTTTATTGAGCGCGATGCCTACCTATCCTTCGAGACTGACCCGGCCATCTACCAGCAGGTACGCGAAGCCTACGAAATTGCCGGTATCCCGCTCGACGAGTGA
- a CDS encoding isocitrate dehydrogenase, with translation MSQSIAVIKGDGIGPEIMDATLRVLDALDCGLDYHFIDAGLSALENHGTLIPKESLETIERFGIALKGPLTTPIGKGFSSINVQMRRHFDLYANVRPAVSFPGTRSRYDDIDMITVRENTEGAYLSDGQEFIDDGNTGISVIKVTRKGSERIVRYAFELAKNNGRKKVTAVHKANIIKTSSGLFLDVAREVAKEYPEIEFQEMIVDNACMQLVMNPHQFDVVVTTNLFGDILSDLCAGLVGGLGLAPGANIGESAAIFEAVHGSAPDIAGKKLANPCALLLAAAQMLDHLGMVEKGTAIRQGIRTVLETRRDMVTPDMGGTGNTDTFADALVELFNA, from the coding sequence ATGAGCCAGTCTATTGCAGTCATCAAGGGCGACGGCATCGGCCCAGAGATCATGGATGCAACTCTGCGCGTTCTGGACGCGCTGGACTGCGGTCTGGACTACCACTTTATTGATGCTGGCCTGAGCGCGCTGGAAAATCACGGCACCCTGATCCCCAAGGAATCCCTGGAGACCATCGAGCGTTTCGGCATTGCCCTGAAAGGCCCGCTGACCACACCAATCGGTAAGGGTTTTTCATCGATCAACGTGCAGATGCGTCGCCACTTCGACCTCTACGCCAACGTACGCCCGGCCGTCAGCTTCCCCGGCACCCGTTCACGCTACGATGATATTGACATGATCACGGTGCGTGAGAATACCGAAGGCGCCTACCTATCCGATGGCCAGGAATTTATTGATGACGGTAATACCGGCATTTCAGTGATCAAGGTCACTCGCAAGGGCTCTGAGCGTATTGTTCGCTATGCCTTTGAACTGGCCAAGAATAATGGCCGTAAGAAGGTCACCGCCGTGCACAAGGCCAACATCATCAAGACCAGTTCCGGCCTGTTTCTGGATGTTGCCCGGGAAGTGGCCAAGGAATATCCCGAGATCGAATTTCAGGAAATGATCGTTGATAACGCCTGCATGCAGCTGGTGATGAACCCGCACCAGTTTGATGTGGTGGTCACTACCAACCTGTTCGGCGATATCCTGTCGGATCTGTGTGCGGGTCTGGTCGGCGGCCTTGGCCTGGCACCGGGTGCCAACATTGGCGAAAGCGCGGCTATTTTCGAAGCGGTTCACGGCTCAGCGCCGGATATCGCCGGTAAGAAGCTCGCCAACCCCTGCGCCCTGCTGCTGGCAGCCGCGCAGATGCTCGATCACCTGGGCATGGTCGAGAAAGGTACTGCCATTCGTCAGGGCATCCGCACCGTACTGGAAACACGCCGTGATATGGTCACCCCGGATATGGGCGGCACCGGCAACACGGATACCTTTGCCGATGCATTGGTCGAGCTGTTCAACGCCTGA